In Paralichthys olivaceus isolate ysfri-2021 chromosome 12, ASM2471397v2, whole genome shotgun sequence, the genomic window tgaattctTGTTTATCTTGAATTTTAACATTCCCTGTAGTATagattttccatttttcttaGCGTTGTCTGAATTTGTCAGTTGTATGACTGATATTTTCTTCCGCTGCAGAGGACGACATCAGGGAGAGCAGCCCGTCGAGGAGATTTAGTAAAACCTGCCTGAAGAATGTCTTCACGGTGgtcctcatcttcatctacCTGCTGCTGACGGCGGTGGCGGCGTTCCTGGTGTACCAGACCATCTCTGACTTTCTGGACAAACTCAACCACCCAGTCATGTCTGTCACCTACAAAGAGGTGGACTCCTTTTCCCCCCCTGGTTTGTATGAATAATAATCTTCATGGGTTCATATAGGAAACAAAATACTTTACATGTGGTCAAAATATCAGACAACTGAGTGACTTCAATGTAGTTAATATTTAGGTTGTGTAAACCTTGGAGGATatttgatattaataataaataatgataataatgattttgTTATATTGTCTGTAACTGTTTATTGttaaaccaacaacaaaatatCTTGGTCTGGGATGATTTATGAttcattgttgtgtttctttttttggagCAGGTATCGCTCTCTATCCCGGCCGAGCtgagctgctgagctgcagaCATCACTACCACGACTACATCCCTCCGTTAGTGAACCCGGGCGAACCTCAAGAGGGAGACTGTGAGATTAAAAACGTGACTTACTTCGGACCATTTACAAATCAAACAGAGGTCAGCCATAAATACCTTCAACTGGTGGTTTCACATGTGTCAACAATACAAACAGTTATATTTCAATACAACTACAGTTTGCATATTGACGTATTCTGCTCAAATACAGaattgtgatgtcatgtgatgcAGACTTTGgatttttaactttgcagaacttttatgTTCCCAAAAAAACATCACTACACAACACTCGAGAGTTTGTCTTTTCTGATAGATTATAAAAAACGTCTCTACTCGTGTCTCACAGAAACGAGCTCTGGTGGTCCGCGGCCCCTCTGATGTCAGAAACAAAGAGTTGATCTTCATGCAGTTCAgtcaaaatgaaacagaagagGACTTCAGTGCCATCACCTACATGCTTTTCTCCAAGTTTAGTGACTTCACTGACAGGTAACTGCAAATACCGTGTATTGATCCTGTTTACTGATATTTCCTGGTGTCTCACAACACAGGTAAAGCGCCAACTGATGACAGTTtactatttaaaagtaattaatgACTTTTGGGTCATGCAATATGAAATTTGACCCAGTGTGATCGTAGTTAATATTTCACATAATGTGTTACCTGTGTTTTCTGACAGCGTGAATCAGTCAGAGTTCATGAGGGACTGTGAGAAGAATTACTCCATATGGACCTTCTCTGGAGGATTCAGGACCTGGGTCAAGATGTCTTTAGTGAGGACGTCTGGGAAAAGCAATGAAGCTGTCGAGTTTCGTCAAGAGGTATTTGTGTCAGACTAACCTACACACGTGTGCATATGggatgaaaatatattttaaaagcattaaTCTCAGCATTTGTTTGGGGTCTTCTAGTCCACTGTGGTGAAATTCAATGATAAAAGACCTGAGTCGGAGCAAAGCAACCAgcttttctttgctgtttttgaGTGGCGGGATCCGTTTATGCAAGAAATCAGACTGGTAAGTTCTCCCTGACTGTTTTTTAATCCTCGTAAGGATTCATCCAATGCGTCGGTCTGTAACACAACTCTGTTCATTTACAAACAGATAGTGACCGCAAATCCCTGGAACTCCATCGCCATCCTGTGTGGAGTCTTCATGGCTTTCTTCAAGGCAGCTAACTTTGCCAAGCTTACTATTCAGTGGATTAACAAGATGCGTAAGAGGCACCTGAGGAATAAAGCTCGGGAACTGAACCAAATCGGCTGATGACACAGTCTGGTCTGGTTCAGATCTGGTTTATTCACATCTGTCCCGAGGGATTTGAGGTCAGTACCTACACTGTTTTGCATTATTGTTAAGGATAATTCACACTAATGATGTTTGCTCACAAGATTTGTTGTATAGATAATATGACTTGTTACTGCTCCATCAATAATTTCCTACCATTTCCCTACGAATGGACATTTCTGTGtttataacacatttaaaatatatggaAATGTAGTTTTATCACGCACATAAAAGAATGATTCAGTTTGTGAGTCTTGGGTTTTCAGATCTACAACTGAAAAAATGTGAACTTTGGTCAAAGTGTtgctggattttattttggtctTTGTGTCTATAATATCATTTTAAAGGGAATATTGTCCCTTTCAAAACAATGCTGAATCATATGCTGTTAATGTCACTAAGCAAAAATGGGAATGTGTCCAAACTGGATTTTTGACCACTTGATGTATTTTAACTCTAAAGGGATCAGAAAACTATTTTTCACGTGTCAAAGCGATCTGATGTTTATTTTCGTTGAGCTGGAaccaaatgtgtgtttaattactgttgtttttacatttgatttgaacaCATGTATTGTAAAGATGTATCAGTGCGTCACTGTGTTTAAATTTTACTTGAATTATCACCTATGCTGTCGTTGTTCAAGATTGTATCTCACACTTTTGTTGTTAGAgaatttggaaaataaaaatatatatttctgccTGGATTGTCACATTGTTTTTGGAGAAGAATGACTCAAAACTCCTGAACGTGTGAATTACTCATATTCTCCCTGCAGCTGTTGGAAACGTCTCAATGGATGAATAATGCTGGGAGCTCAACTTTATTTACTATAGAAATTACTTataacaaaatgtaattttgttttCTAGAACCGAAGAGTAATAATGCAGAATATGATTTATAATATCTGGCCTTCAACAAACAGGGGGCATTTAAATGCATAAACACTTTCAGTAAATTGTCTTTGActcaaaataatatttcagtGCAGGGCTTCAACTTGTGATTAGTATTTTTACACCTTGGTATCAGTACTTTCACCAAAGTATATTAAGTTTAACTCTTACCAAGTGAAGCTGCACTGTGGGATCACGTCTTTTTGCCGGGTGTCCTGTTTTCCTACGGCGCGATGTTCGTGAACGCCTCCCGGGTCGAGCAGGATGTTGTTGTTAGCTCcagcggtggaggaggaggacatccTGTAGTCTCACATCTGGACGCTTCGAAGGTACGAAACTCCCACTTCTTTATACATTTGACTTATAAGTAGACTTATGTTGTGGCTGCGCGCACTGTCGCGTTTGTAAACCGACATGTTCCACTTGTTTTGAATCGTTGGTGTCGCTTGCTAGCATGTTGCTGCTAGCTGCTAGCTTGCTAACCTGCTATTTCTAAATGTGACCAAACGTCTTTTAATCAGACGTGAATCTCTCAGCAGCTCTGATTTGAGTTTACAGTTTGAGACTCACGCCGCTGAACAGTCTGTCGATTGTGTTTCTTCGCCTTTCGCCCCATTAGTTAAGGACATGCTAACACGCATGCTAATCGAGCAGCTAGGCTAACAACAATAGAAACCGAGCTCCCTGTAAACTAGTGTTAAACTCGTGAGAGAGTTGTTCTGACAGTCTCCTCGGTTTTAATTGTTTAATAACTTTATGTTCAACTGCGATCACGTCGTCAGGAGACTAAACTTTATTCCATGTGAGACGATAAACTGCTGCAGCGAGTAGCTAACTGTTAGCAGCGAAGGTAACTCCTCAAGTTGTGACAATGAAATGAGCAG contains:
- the pacc1 gene encoding proton-activated chloride channel, which translates into the protein MLRKENSRSTYQEFSDDDGEGHSQSPDLSDDSPEDLEEHEEREEPNGRISPEDDIRESSPSRRFSKTCLKNVFTVVLIFIYLLLTAVAAFLVYQTISDFLDKLNHPVMSVTYKEVDSFSPPGIALYPGRAELLSCRHHYHDYIPPLVNPGEPQEGDCEIKNVTYFGPFTNQTEKRALVVRGPSDVRNKELIFMQFSQNETEEDFSAITYMLFSKFSDFTDSVNQSEFMRDCEKNYSIWTFSGGFRTWVKMSLVRTSGKSNEAVEFRQESTVVKFNDKRPESEQSNQLFFAVFEWRDPFMQEIRLIVTANPWNSIAILCGVFMAFFKAANFAKLTIQWINKMRKRHLRNKARELNQIG